A genomic stretch from Falco cherrug isolate bFalChe1 chromosome 3, bFalChe1.pri, whole genome shotgun sequence includes:
- the PLEKHF2 gene encoding pleckstrin homology domain-containing family F member 2 — MVDRLANSEANTRRISIVENCFGAAGQPLTIPGRVLIGEGVLTKLCRKKPKARQFFLFNDILVYGNIVIQKKKYNKQHIIPLENVTIDSIQDEGDLRNGWLIKTPTKSFAVYAATATEKSEWMNHINKCVSDLLSKSGKTPSNEHAAVWVPDSEATVCMRCQKAKFTPVNRRHHCRKCGFVVCGPCSEKRFLLPSQSSKPVRICDFCYDLLSTGEMTACQSTRSDSYSHSPKSSLNDVSDDDDDEDSSD, encoded by the coding sequence ATGGTGGATCGCTTGGCAAACAGCGAGGCAAATACTAGAAGAATAAGTATAGTGGAAAACTGCTTTGGAGCAGCTGGTCAACCTCTGACTATTCCTGGTCGTGTTCTGATCGGAGAGGGAGTACTAACAAAGCTGTGTAGGAAGAAGCCTAAAGCAAGGCAGTTCTTCTTGTTCAATGACATTCTTGTTTATGGTAACATTGTCATCCAGAAGAAGAAGTACAACAAACAGCACATAATCCCACTGGAAAATGTCACTATTGATTCCATCCAGGATGAGGGAGACTTACGGAATGGGTGGCTTATCAAGACACCAACAAAGTCTTTTGCGGTTTATGCTGCCACTGCTACAGAGAAATCCGAGTGGATGAACCACATAAATAAGTGTGTTTCTGATTTGCTTTCCAAAAGCGGGAAGACTCCTAGCAATGAACATGCAGCTGTCTGGGTACCGGACTCGGAAGCCACCGTGTGCATGCGCTGTCAGAAAGCGAAATTTACGCCTGTCAACCGTCGTCACCACTGTCGCAAGTGCGGCTTTGTTGTGTGTGGGCCTTGCTCTGAAAAGAGGTTTCTTCTCCCGAGCCAGTCTTCCAAGCCTGTGCGAATTTGCGACTTCTGCTATGATCTTCTTTCTACCGGAGAGATGACTGCTTGTCAGTCCACTAGGTCAGACTCCTACAGCCATTCACCTAAATCATCTTTAAATGATGTatctgatgatgatgatgatgaagacaGTAGTGATTAA